Part of the Streptomyces antimycoticus genome, CCCACCCTGGACACGCTCCGGCGCATGATGTCCCCCAGCGAACTGGAGACCCTGTGGCGGGATCCGTCGGCCAAGCAGTACCACCGGTCCCCGTCGGACACCTTCGGTGACCTCAAGCTGTTCGATAACGCGCTGATCGGCCGCTACGGCCCGCCCACCGGGCTGACGGACTATGTGCGCAAGGCGCGCCTCGCGCGGTACGAGGCGGTGCGCGCCCAGTTCGAGGCGTACGCGCGCAACTTCTCCGATGCCTCCCGGCCCGCCACCGGTGTCGTCCACTGGATGCTGAACAGCGGCTGGACCTCGCTCCACTGGCAGCTCTTCGACCGCTATCTGGACCAGGGCGGGGCCTACTACGGCGCCAAGAAGGCCAATGAGCCGCTGCACATCCAGTATTCGTACGACTCCCGCTCGGTGGTCGTGGTCAACAGCCGGCACACCGCCGCCACCGGTCTCACCGCCCGGGTCAGCCTCTACACCCCCGACGGCACCCGGAAGTTCGACAAGAGCGCCACCGGTCTTCGGGTGCCGGGCGACGGCGGCAAGGCCACCGCGCTCACCGTCCCGGCCAACGTGAGCGGCGTGTCCGGCACCTATCTGGCCAAGCTCCAGCTCACCGATGGCGCGGGCAAGGAGATCGGCCGCAATGTGTACTGGCTCTCCACTGAGCAGGACGTGCTCGACTGGGACAACACCGACTGGTACTACACCCCCACCACCTCCTACGCGGATCTGACCGGGCTGGACGACATGGCCGAGGCGCCCGTGTCCGCCACCGCCACCACGACCGGCGGGCCGGACTCCACCGCCACCACGACCGTCACCCTGCGCAACACCGCGAGCCGTGGCGCACCGGCGCTGCTCGTGGACGCCCATCTGGTGAACGGCTCGGACACGCCCGTCCTGCCCGTGCGCTGGTCGGACAACGAGGTGAGCCTGTGGCCGGGGGAGTCGGTGACGCTCACCGCCACCTACCGCACGGCGGACCTGGGCGGTTCGGCCCCCTCGGTCCGGATCTCGGGCTGGAACACCGCCACCCGTACCATCCCCGCGGCCGCCAAAGCCCACTGATCGGCCCTGTCCTGAAATCGTGTCGAAAGGAATTTTTTCGGCGAGTCCGATGCGTGGAGCAAGTTCACACTTTTGTATGCTTTCTCCAGCGCGTCGTTCCCCCGTGTCGGACAGTCACTGTCCGTACGTTCACGAAAGGGGCTCCATATGCACACCATGGAGGTTCGCCCACCGGTACCCAGCCGTTCCACCAGCAGATGGCGTCGATACGGCCGACTCGCGGCCGCCAACTTCGTCCGCGGCGCGTCATACGCCTGCGGCACCGCGGCCATCGGCCTGATGGCGTGGTGGGTGCAGACCCGCTGACCCGCCCCGCCACCCCGTCCCGAGCCGGAGCCCCTGACCGTCCCGCACCGTCGCGGCGGCCGTGAGCGGCCATCGCGACGGCCCGGCTATGCCTGCGGATGTGGCTGTGAGCGGAAGCGGGGGAAGTGCAGCCCCCGGTGCTCCGCGCGCGGAGCGCCGCCGCCGAGATGGATGCGCAACTGGATGCCGTGCATGATCTCGATGATGCCCAGGGCGAGCAGCCAGATGCCGGCCACCACGGTCAGCGCCGTGATCGAGCCGAACGGGGCCACGATCAGGATGATCCCGCCCAGGATGGTGAGCACACCGAGGAACAGATGCCAGCCACGGGCGGGCATGCCCTCACCGGAGATCGCCGTGGCGGTCTGCATCACGCCCCGGAGCAGCCAGGCGAAGCCGATCCACAGCGCGAGCAGCAGAATCGACTGGGCCGGGCCACGGAAGCAGAGCAGTCCCAGCAGCACGCTCAGCGCCCCGGTGACGAAACTCAGCACCCGCAGATGCCTCGGTATATGTGCGCCGAAGGCCCCGACCAGCTGGAAGATCCCGCTGATCAGCAGATAGGCGCCGAACAGGGCGCCGACCACCACCAGCGTGGCCCCCGGCCACGCCAGCACCATGATGCCCAGCGCGATCGCCACCACACCCGCGGCCACCAGGACCTGCCAGGCGGTGTCGGACAGCATGTTCTGCAACGTGGCGTAGGGGGTGCCCTCGCCGAAGGGCCGCTCTCCCGGCCGGCCGGAGGGCTCCCCTCTCGGCTGCTCGGCGCCGTGCGGACTGTCGGAGGAGTAAGTCATGGTCGTCCACCTCCTGGGGGAACAGGATGGCCGTGGCCCCCACATCCATCGTCCCCCCGCGGCCGTTCCCGCGCCTGATGACATGGGGGAGTGCCTCGCGGGCGGCGGTCACGCATGGCAAGGTGGTGGATGAGGCCGTGTCCTGGGCGCGTCATAGGGAGGCCCGCATGGACGACAGGGAGTTCTTCCGGACAGTGGCGGACCGCACCCAGCTCTCACGGCAGGAAGCGGCCGATGTCACCCGTGCCACGCTCGAGACGCTGGCGGCCCGCCTCAGCGCGGGCGAGGCCCGCGATCTCGCCCTGGAACTGCCCGAACACCTCCGGGAGTCCCTGCAGCGCGGGGAGGGGGACATGGAGATCTTCGACCCCGACGAGTCGATCCGCAGGGTGCATGAGCGCACCGGGCTGTCCGAGCCGGAGGCCGACCGAGGTGTCCGGGCGGTCCTCGCCACGCTCCGGGAGGCCGTCTCCGCCGAGGAGTACGACCACGCCATGTCCCAGTTGGGCAGCGAGTTCGCGAAGATGGCGGAGTCCGCGCGCTGACCCGGCCATGGGCGATGCCGCTCATCCGGCCCGCCAGCCGCTCCACCGCCCGACGGTGATCTCCACGACCGGCCCGCGCGGCGGCCGGTCCCGGTACTGGACTGGGTAGGTGTCAACGAGCAGCCGGACATATTCCGAGGACAGCGCCGACTCGTCGGCGGGTGGCAGGACGCGGGCCGTGCCATCGCCCCGCGCCCACCACAGGTGGTCCCAGTTCTCGTCGTAGTCGTCCACCAGGAGGCATACGGCGGGGTGGGCGCGGATGTTGTCCAGGCGCTTGAGCCGCGTCGTCCGCTTCGGCTTGTGGTCGACGGCCGTCACCACCGTGTCGCCGGTCAGCGCGAAGACCACCGGCACCAGATGCGGGCGGTCCTCGGCGCCGACGGTCGCCAGCCGGGCCAGCCTGGCCCGTGCGAAACGCTCACGCGCCTGCGCGCTCGTCAGCTGCGGCATCGTGGCTCCCGGCGGCTCACCGGAACCGGGTGGCGACCTGGGCCATCGCGTCCAGCCGTGCGATCGTCTCCGCCTCCGGCATCGTCGGCAGATAGAACAGCACCCGCTCCACACCGATGCGCTGATACCCCTCGACGACGTCGGGGTCCTCGGGCACCGCGTACACCGTCACCGGCACATCGCGGCCGGCCACCTCGCGCAGCCGCTCGATCTGCGGGCGCAACTGCTCGGGGGATTCGCTGTTGGCAAGCCAGGCGTCGCCGAGCTCGGCGATCCGCCGGAACGCGGCGTCGCCCCCACCACCCACATAGATCGGCGGATGCGGACGCTGAACGGGCTTGGGCCACTGGAACACGGGGTCGAAGTTCACGAACTCCCCGTGGAATTCGGCCTTCTCCTTCGTCCACAGCTCACGGATGGCGCGCAGCCGCTCGTTCACCAGCCGGCCCCGGGTGGAGGGATCCGTCCCGTGGTTCTCCATCTCCTCACGGTTCCAGCCGGCGCCGACCCCGAAGACGGCTCTTCCATCGGAGACCAGGTCGAGGGAGGCCACTTCGTTGGCGGTGGTGATCGGGTCCCGTTGCGCCACCAGGGCGACACCGGTCCCCAGCAGCAGATGCCGGGTGACTGCGGCGATCGAGGCCAGCGTCACGAACGGGTCGAGGGTGCGGTAGTAGACCTCC contains:
- a CDS encoding HdeD family acid-resistance protein: MTYSSDSPHGAEQPRGEPSGRPGERPFGEGTPYATLQNMLSDTAWQVLVAAGVVAIALGIMVLAWPGATLVVVGALFGAYLLISGIFQLVGAFGAHIPRHLRVLSFVTGALSVLLGLLCFRGPAQSILLLALWIGFAWLLRGVMQTATAISGEGMPARGWHLFLGVLTILGGIILIVAPFGSITALTVVAGIWLLALGIIEIMHGIQLRIHLGGGAPRAEHRGLHFPRFRSQPHPQA
- a CDS encoding DUF2267 domain-containing protein — encoded protein: MDDREFFRTVADRTQLSRQEAADVTRATLETLAARLSAGEARDLALELPEHLRESLQRGEGDMEIFDPDESIRRVHERTGLSEPEADRGVRAVLATLREAVSAEEYDHAMSQLGSEFAKMAESAR
- a CDS encoding LLM class F420-dependent oxidoreductase, which gives rise to MKIGVSTFVTDQGILPAPLGRALDERRFDSLFIAEHSHIPVERRTPYPGGGDLPEVYYRTLDPFVTLASIAAVTRHLLLGTGVALVAQRDPITTANEVASLDLVSDGRAVFGVGAGWNREEMENHGTDPSTRGRLVNERLRAIRELWTKEKAEFHGEFVNFDPVFQWPKPVQRPHPPIYVGGGGDAAFRRIAELGDAWLANSESPEQLRPQIERLREVAGRDVPVTVYAVPEDPDVVEGYQRIGVERVLFYLPTMPEAETIARLDAMAQVATRFR
- a CDS encoding TIGR03668 family PPOX class F420-dependent oxidoreductase, producing the protein MPQLTSAQARERFARARLARLATVGAEDRPHLVPVVFALTGDTVVTAVDHKPKRTTRLKRLDNIRAHPAVCLLVDDYDENWDHLWWARGDGTARVLPPADESALSSEYVRLLVDTYPVQYRDRPPRGPVVEITVGRWSGWRAG